In one Vicugna pacos chromosome 22, VicPac4, whole genome shotgun sequence genomic region, the following are encoded:
- the UBTD2 gene encoding ubiquitin domain-containing protein 2 isoform X2, with the protein MTDGQLRSKRDEFWDTAPAFEGRKEIWDALKAAAHAFESNDHELAQAIIDGANITLPHGALTECYDELGNRYQLPVYCLAPPINMIEEKSDIETLDIPEPPPNSGYESQLRLRLSTGKDLKLVVRSTDTVYHMKRRLHAAEGVEPSSQRWFFSGRPLTDKMKLEELKIPKDYVVQVIMSQPLQNPTPVEN; encoded by the exons ATGACAGATGGACAACTGCGCAGCAAGAGAGACGAATTTTGGGATACTGCACCAGCTTTTGAAGGCCGTAAAGAGATTTGGGACGCCTTGAAGGCTGCAGCACATGCTTTTGAGAGCAATGATCATGAACTGGCACAAGCAATCATTGATGGTGCAAATATAACATTACCACATG GTGCACTTACAGAGTGCTATGATGAACTGGGAAATAGATACCAGCTTCCAGTCTACTGCTTGGCACCACCAATCAACATGATAGAGGAAAAGAGCGACATAGAGACTCTGGATATTCCTGAGCCGCCGCCCAATTCTGGATATGAATCTCAGCTCCGTTTGCGCCTTTCCACTGGCAAAGACCTCAAACTCGTGGTCCGCAGCACAGACACAGTGTACCACATGAAGAGGCGGCTACATGCAGCAGAAGGAGTGGAACCGAGTAGTCAGCGGTGGTTCTTCTCTGGTCGACCGCTCACCGACAAAATGAAGTTGGAAGAGCTGAAGATCCCAAAGGACTACGTTGTACAGGTTATAATGAGCCAGCCTTTGCAAAACCCGACACCAGTGGAGAACTGA
- the UBTD2 gene encoding ubiquitin domain-containing protein 2 isoform X1: MGGCVGAQHDSSGSLNENSEGTGVALGRNQPLKKEKPKWKSDYPMTDGQLRSKRDEFWDTAPAFEGRKEIWDALKAAAHAFESNDHELAQAIIDGANITLPHGALTECYDELGNRYQLPVYCLAPPINMIEEKSDIETLDIPEPPPNSGYESQLRLRLSTGKDLKLVVRSTDTVYHMKRRLHAAEGVEPSSQRWFFSGRPLTDKMKLEELKIPKDYVVQVIMSQPLQNPTPVEN; encoded by the exons ttgctTTAGGTCGTAACCAGCCTTTGAAAAAGGAGAAACCCAAATGGAAAAGTGATTATCCTATGACAGATGGACAACTGCGCAGCAAGAGAGACGAATTTTGGGATACTGCACCAGCTTTTGAAGGCCGTAAAGAGATTTGGGACGCCTTGAAGGCTGCAGCACATGCTTTTGAGAGCAATGATCATGAACTGGCACAAGCAATCATTGATGGTGCAAATATAACATTACCACATG GTGCACTTACAGAGTGCTATGATGAACTGGGAAATAGATACCAGCTTCCAGTCTACTGCTTGGCACCACCAATCAACATGATAGAGGAAAAGAGCGACATAGAGACTCTGGATATTCCTGAGCCGCCGCCCAATTCTGGATATGAATCTCAGCTCCGTTTGCGCCTTTCCACTGGCAAAGACCTCAAACTCGTGGTCCGCAGCACAGACACAGTGTACCACATGAAGAGGCGGCTACATGCAGCAGAAGGAGTGGAACCGAGTAGTCAGCGGTGGTTCTTCTCTGGTCGACCGCTCACCGACAAAATGAAGTTGGAAGAGCTGAAGATCCCAAAGGACTACGTTGTACAGGTTATAATGAGCCAGCCTTTGCAAAACCCGACACCAGTGGAGAACTGA